The segment GTTGCTCTGTAGTCAGTTTGGCGCGGATTTCTGACATACTTGCAGATTTTATATCTTGCATTTGCTTCTTCAAACCTTGCATCTTTTGCTGTTGTTGCGCGATCTGATCTGCTGAAGCGTTATTTGTCTTCAACTGGCGCATTTCTTGTTTGGCTTGACGCAAGTTTTCCATGATAGGCTGCATCTGGGGTTTGTACTTCTCCTGAATTGCCTGTATATCCTGCACTTGCTGCGCGTTCAGACCGAGTTGCTGGGTCATCCAATTCTTACCACGTTCTCCGCGCCCTTGACCGGGTTGATTTTGCGCGACTGTTTGCGAAAAATCAAAATTTGGCTTGGCAACAGCAACAGCGCTACCTAAAGCAACCATCAGAGCGGCTAAAACAGAAACGCGACGTAAAAGCATAGTGTTGAGAGCTGAGTTGTTAGTTAATAATTGAAAGTCGATTGTTCGTGGTTGATTGTTGATGGCAATGAACCATGAAATTAGGAACGCTAGACAATAGATAGATGCTTAATTGATTGGCATCCAATCTTCTTCTGGACTATCATCCACGACGCTAGTCCAGTTGTTTTCTAGAAAAGCTTCGAGAGTGCCAGTGTCAACCTGTGCGGTGCGCGGTGTTAGGAAGTGAGATCCTGCTAAAGCAAAGATTGCACTAGCGGCGATCGCTGGTGTTACTATCCACAACAGCCGACGTTGAGCAGGCGGATCTTGTGAATATGCGAGACTACGCATAATCTGCTGTTCTAGATCGGGTGCAGCAGTTGGAGGATCTGGGCGATGCCCGCGCAGAAAATCTACTAAGCGTTTATCGTCCTCATGATGTGGGAACTTCGTCATGGCTGAACTCCTTGTTTTTGAAGGAATTGTCGCATTGCGTCACGCGCATGGAACAGGCGAGACTTGACGGTTCCCACCGGAATCCCTAGAATCTGCGCTACCTCTTTTTGCGGCACATCCTCCAAGTCATGCAGAACCAGTACAGCGCGATGTTCTAAACTAATTTGAGCGAGGCCGCGTTGCACCAAATCCTGATAGTGTAGATGCATCAAATCGGGGGCTTCCTGTTCGACTGGTTGCGTTTTGCTCAGAGTTTGCCTCTGGGTGTTGGCTTGAGCAAAGTGTCGCCGCTGATCGGAGGCGACATTCCACGCTATGCGATAAAGCCAGGTGGAAAATTGGGATGCCTGCCGCAGATTTGGCAATCCTTTCCAGGCGCGGAGGAAAACTTCTTGCACCAAATCATCTAGGTGTGATGCACCAGAAAGTTGGTAAAGGGCGGATCTGACTCGTTGCTGATGACGGTGGTAGAGTTGTCGGAAACTTTGCGTGTCTCCCTCTTTGCACCGCTTTATTAGGTAAGCATCGGTGTCGCGAGCAGATTTGTCGCTGGGTTGTTCGCTTGTTAGCCCATCGAATGGTACAGACGGCACCGATTGCATCTCCCTCACCAGTTTGTTCTATGGATTAGACCCAGGTGGTAAGAAAAAGGTTCAAGGGCGATCGCGCTAATCCTGTCGTCGCGCATAAAACCCCAAATGGTTAGCAATGGGACGCTGGCGCATGGGGATGCGCGTGTGAATAGGTGAGTTGAGCGATCGCGTCCCCGAAGCATTAGCAACTACCAGCGTTGTCGATCCGCCGCCGTCCAAGTTCAGCGCTTTATAAGCACCCAACTCCATCACAATATCTGTCAGTTCAGGCAAGGTCATACCCTCGCTATATTTAGTCTGACGACCATCAACAATAATTAGCCACAATTTCTCGCCGCTTTTATCAATAGCTACGGCGGTGCGCGGATACAGATCGTTCTTGGTGGGATTATCTTTTAGCACCACAGGCTTACCGCCATCAACAAAAACATCACCACCCGACAATGCTTGAACTGCACTCTTTTCGCAACTTTCTCGACGGATTTGGACGCGGTTATCAGGTGCAAAACACAACACAGTCGAGTCTGACTGGCTAGATGAATAGCTATTTCCATTTGAGATAACTTGCCCGAATACGCTCACTGGTTCGCCGTTGTGGGGGTAATAATCCAACGGCCCGTTTTCACGAAATGGGCCAAAAAAGCTGCCATTAATAGCGAGTTGCAACTTAAACTCTTTAACAAAATCAGAGGTAGTTTGCGCCCTCAACTCATATGGCTGCCCGGTTTGCTTGTCCCACCCGTTTGGTTTTCCCGGTGTCACCAAAACCCCAATTCCCGGTGCGGTTAGGTCAATGGTAACGATGTGAATTGTATTTGGGCGTGGCGTTGAACGGGCAAAACGCCGATAAAAGATACCCTGAAATAGTTGTTGCTGCGTCTCGGTGCGGGGGGGACGGCTTAGAAGTAACGCACCATAAATTAATAAGAGTAGTAGCGGTATCCCCAAGATAGTCAGGGAAACGGCGATCGCGGCTCGCTTCAGGGTGATTTTTGGTCGTTTGCTCATGCTGGTAAGCTTCATTAAGGCAAAAGTAACCGCAGTTTCAGACCTTAATTACTACACTTCTCTATTAATAAATTCCTGCATCAATGGCTTTTTAAGAAATTTTATCAAGCGCGATCGCTCTTAAAAATACACAGTATAAAATTATTAAAAACCCGCCCTTAGAAATTTCCAAGAGCGGGTAACTAATTACTACGAAGCTAAATTTATCTTAGGGTAACAAACTCTTCTGCTGTTGAAGGATGAATACCAACGGTAGCGTCGAAATCTTTCTTGGTGGCTCCCATCTTAACTGCGATCGCTATCCCTTGTATTATCTCTCCGGCATTTTCCCCAACCATATGCGCCCCTAGCACGCGATCCGTCTTTTTATCCACTACCAACTTCACCATCACTTTCTCTTCTGCACCAGTCAAACTGTGGAACATCGGGCGGAATCGGGCGCGATATATCTGCACGCCGTCGTCTCCCAACTGCTCTTTCGCTTGCGCTTCGCTTAAACCAACCGTACCCGCTTCCGGTTGAGTAAACACCGCCGATGCTACATTTTCGTGACTGAATACGCGGCGATTATTCCCAAACTCAGTATCAGCAAAACAGCGACCTTCGCCAATCGCAACTGGTGTTAAATTAATCCTGTTGGTGCAATCGCCTACAGCGAAAATATTAGGCACAGAAGTGCGGCTGTATTCATCAACTTTGATGGCGGATTCTACACTATACCCATCTATTGCCGGCGAACCTTGGTTTTCACCTTTTACAACTTCAACACCTGCATTCTCCAAACCCAAACCGCCTAATTTGGGAACGCGACCGACAGCAACTAAAACTTGATCCGCCCTTAGTGTCGTCTCCGCGTCTTTGCCTTTTTCAACAAACTTGACGTTAAGACCTTCTGGCGTTTTCTCGACGCCTTTACCCGTGCAATTAGTAATAATTTTGATGCCATGTTGAGCCATCGCATCTTGAATACCAACGCGGATATCATCATCAAAGCCTTTGAGGATGCGATCGCCCCTCAGCACCAATGTAACCTCGCTGCCAAGTCCGTGCATAATACAGGCAAACTCTACAGCAATATAACCCGCGCCAAAAATAACAATCTGCTTGGGTTGCTCTTTAAGGAGAAATATCTCGCGAGAGGTGATGCAATGTTCCTTTACTCCTGGTAAATCTGGTCTAGCTGCTTCCCCTCCAACGGCAATTAATATCTTATCTGCCGTATATTTGCGCCCGTCTACTTCGACAGTATGAGCATCTACTAAAGAGGCGCGACTCCTAAACAATTCCACTCCAGCTTTTTCCAGAAACCCAATATGCATCTCGCTGAGACGGCGGACTTCCTTATCGACCGAGGTAATCATTTTCTCCCAGTCTAAGCTTCTTTCACCCACACTCCAGCCGTAACCTGCTGCATCCTCAAACAAGTGGGAGAACTTAGAAGCGTAAACCATTAATTTTTTGGGGACGCAACCGCGAATCACGCAAGTTCCGCCGACTAAATCGTTTTCTGCGATCGCTACTTTTGCTCCGTAGCTGGCAGCACGTTTAGAGCTAGCCAAACCACCAGAACCCGCACCAATCACAAACAGATCGTAATCGTATGTCATAGCTTATTGCTAGTTGTTAGTTGGGTAATGAGTAATCGGGTATTAGGGTATGTAGTTACGAGTTATTAATTTAAAACGTGCTACTTGGCTACGTTAACAAAATTCATAAATCATAGCTCCCCCCATGCCCCATTCCCATTTTCACTTTTTCGGTGAATTTGGCGATGGACGGTTGGGTGAAGCGGGCGTGTCAGTATCGCGCGATCGCGGCGTGGGCGCATCATTTTGCAGCTGTTGACGCCCGTTGCGAATTACCCTCAGCATATCGCCCAACTGCTGCTCGATGTTTGTCAAAACTCGGTCGGCGTAGTCGTCTGCTCCAAGCTGAATATCCTCGCACTCTTCGAGCGCCATTTGCCGCATTTGCTCTAGTTCCTGTTGTGCTTGCAACCGCAGGCGCTCAATTTCCGCGAGCGTTTGCTCCTGCATGAGTTCGCACTCTTCTTGCACTCGTTCTCGGATCAGTTCTGCTTCTCTTTCTGCCTGTCGGATGATACCTATTTCATCCAATATCTGATCCGCTCTGCGTTCGGCTTCCTGAATAATTGCCTCACCATAATCCTCTGCTTGCCGGATAATATCTTCCTTATGCAGCACTATGGCTTCCGCTTCGCGAAATGCTTCTGGCAAATTTAGGCGCACGACATCCAACTGGTCGAGTAGTTGTTCCTCATCAACCAGCGTGCGTCGAGTAAAGGGAATACGGGGACTATCCAGAATCAGTTCTTCGAGTCTGTTCAGCTCCCGCTGAATATCTACACCTCCCGATCCACTCTGGGGCGATTCACCCTCGTTGCTAGGTCCGTCGCTATCTGGGTCGAGTCGGGATGGGTCTTGGCGTAACATCGGTAGATATCTAGGGCAACGTGCTGGGGAACAAGATGATCGACGGAGCCGCCAAATTTGGCAATCTCTTTCACTACGCTACTACTTAAAAAGCTGTATTCGTTAGATGTGGCGAGAAAAACTGTCTCAATTTGATCCCAGAGGGTTTTATTAGTATGAGCCATCTGGAGTTCGTGTTCAAAATCGGAAAGCACTCGCAATCCTCGCAGCAGCGCAGTAGCTCCACGCATTCTGGCATAGTTTACTGTCAGACCATCAAAGCTGTCTACTTCTACATTCGGCAGATGTTGCGTACACACGCGAATTTGCTCTATGCGCTGCTGCACGGTAAACAGGGGCGTTTTGTTGGGATTGAGCAGAAGCGCGACAATCACCCGCTCAAAGAGCTTGCAACCCCTCTCTATAATGTCGAGGTGCCCCAAGGTAATCGGATCGAAGCTGCCTGGATAAATTGCAATCACACGGGTAAACCCTAGAGCTAGCTTTGGCAATTGTACTGAACTATGGTGACAATTTTATGAATTTTTTGAATAAAATTACCTTTAAACGTTTATTCAAGAACGCGATCGCCCTTTTATTATTATCGTAACTCTTGTAACAACCCTCTTGTCACTTATTAGCTATATCAGTTTAGCATACAGTTTTGTAGATACAAAATGCTATTTAGGCATACCTTATAATGTCAGTTGAACCTATTTATTTTTAATTGTAAAAATTGTTATTTAACCGCAACTTTGAGGTTAAACGCAAGAGTTTGTAGCTAGTTGTTATGATATTTTGCCTGTTAATGTAATTTTTCTAAGTTCTACCTATTTACATCAAATACGCATAATTATCAGCAACAACGGCAGGTAATAATTTGCAAATTTTACCAAAATACTTTTTATTCCATGTACTACTCTAGTAAGCAAATATGTTGTAAAAAGCGATCGCACTGCGGAAGCACCACCAACCTGCGGTAGGATATTTTCTAGTTGTTGGCGATCGCCATAAAACCAATAGCCTATAGAATAATATGGATATGAGGATATTTTAGGTAAACGCAAACAAAGATTGTCAGAAAAGCCTGACTTATTCAGCCTAAAGTTTAAACAACATTGAAAGCTAAAGAAAAAGCCATATTTTTTCAACAGTTAGCCGCTATGCTGAACTCTGGCTTGACAGTACAGCACAGCTTAACTATGGCGGTAAAAGAGCGCCATTCATCCTTCGCGCGCTATATACAAAAAGCCAGCGCAGCGGTGGGATCGGGGATGGATTTAGCAAGCGCGATCGCCCTCCAACCTAACTATTTTGACGCTTGGACGATCGGCTTGATACGCGCCGCCGAATACAGTGGAACATTGCCAGAAGTTTGTCGGCGAATAGCGATCGCAACTGAAACAGAACAGCGACGAGAAAGACTTTATCTTTCGGTGAGGCTAGCAGCGATCGCTATTATTTGGAGCATATTATTACTAATAGCAGCAATATTCAAAAAGCAGACAAGCGGTTTGATGAAACCGGGTTTCTGGATATATGCTTTAGGACTCGGCTTAGTTTTGTTTTTCGCAAGTCTTATACCTTCTCGCTACCCCAGCCGAGGATTGCATCAATTGACGGCAAAAATACCCGGATTGGGAAAAGTAATCGAGGCGCGATCGCTGCTTTATTTAGGTGATTTGGCATTACCTTTGAGTGCGGGGATACCGATTTTGACCGCCCTAGAATTGCTGCGATCGCACATCCGAGATCCTCAAATGGGAGAAAATATAGCCAAAGCCTCTAGGCAAATTCGCAGCGGAAGAACCCTCACAGAGAGTTTACAAAGCAAGATACCACCAGTAGCCATCCAAATAATCCGCACTGGCGAAGAAACGGGTAATTTAGACAACGCTTTCCAAAGATTAGCAGTATATTACGAGGGTGAGCTAGAGCGCTCGCTTCTTCAGTTACAAAGTATTTTGCGCCCTGTAAGCTTGCTAACTGTTGCTGCTTTAATTGTTGCTCTTGGAGTTCGGCTCATCACATCATTTATGAACTCACTACCAGGATAATTTTTGATATCCCGCATCCCCAGGTACACCCTGGAAATGCCTATTCTGTAAGTTTCCGCCTCCAGTGAAACGAGAAGACAAGAAATTATTCTTAAGGCATACTTAAACCTCTAAGCGTCTCCTGCTCTTTCAAACCCTTACTCTGAACTAATACCCCAAAACGTCCCAACCCTGCTGGATCTATCAGTTGGTGTAAAGCATCGCGACGCCGCAACAGCTTTTGGATATCTTGTCCGCAACTAGAGGCGAGATTAGCAATGCGATCGCCCATCCCCAACGCCATCAAAAACATCCCTTGGTGAGTAAACCCCACTCGCTGCAATCCGCACAACTCCCCCCATCGTTCCAAAGCAGTAAAATCTACATGGGCAGTTATATCCTGTTGCCCAATATTTATATAAGGATTGTCGTGATGTCGGTGCTTATAGTAACACTGCAACGTACCGCGCGAGCGCTGTGGATTGTAATACCTCACAGCGGAATATCCATAATCAATTGTCAGCAAATACCCCCGATTTATCCTATCTGCTACCACACCCAACCAGTCCAAAGCTGCCAAATTCACCTCGCTGCGATATCCATCAGCATACGCACTCGATGGCAACTCAATTCCTACTAATTTAAAATACTCAGTTAGCTTTAGCGTTGAAAGTTCGCCACTTACTTCTACAAAGTTATCATTTGCAGTGACATAAATTTCCCGCAATTGCCCCTCTTCAACCACAAACTGATGCACGGGCAAAGCATCCACCAACTCATTAGAAAAACAGCAACCAGTTATAGAGGCGCTGGGTATTTCCTCCCAGCTACGCCAATAAATGCGCCCCCAATTAGTTATCCAATCTTGCAACATCTGTTGCTGTTGGGCAATCAATCCGGGTGCTTTTTCAACAATTACATACTCTAAAACATCAAAAAACTGCGGATAACTCTTTTGTAAATATCCCAGGACATCAGCAGCCAAAAGCCCTTGACCCCCCCCCATCTCCACTAACGTAAATGGTTTAGGGCGTCCCAGGATATCCCACATTTGGACAAATTGCTCTGCCAGCACTTCGCCAAAGTCAGCACAAAGGTGAGGCGAAGTAAAAAAGTCACCCTGCGAACCAATATTCACAGAAGGGCTAGCATAGTAGCCGTATTGTGGATGGTACAGCACCAAGTCCATGTATGAAGCAAAAGTAATGCGCTGGAGAGGGCTTGCTGCGATCGCGCTTCGCAGGGTTGCAGCTAATTCATCCATTTAACTTAGCTAGCACCTTAGCAACATTTTCACCCAGCTTCTCAACAGACGCCTGCTGATTGGGATCTTTCAAAGTGCCATCAGTATTAAAAACCTCATAAGCCTTAGAAACCGCTACCTGATCCGGAAGCACAATAACCTTAATATTTCCCAGTATTGAGCGGACGTGAACTAAACCGCGCATACCCCCGAATCCTCCTGGCGAGGCGCTCATAATAGCCGCCACCTTGTCAACATAACAAGCCAGCATTCCTTCTCCCGGTAATGGACGCGACGCCCAATCAATAGCATTCTTCAAAACGGGCGTAATGGAACTATTGTATTCAGGACAAGCTATAAGAAGTCCCTGATGTTGCATCATCAGTTCTTTCAACTTAAGTGCATTCGGGGGGATTCCCTCAGCTGCTTCAAGATCCTCATCATATATAGGCATGGGGATATCCCGCAGATCCAAATATGTCACCTCAGCCCCCGCTGATCTGGCTCCGTTTGCAGCAATTTGCACCAGTTTCTTGTTATAAGAGTCCTTCCGGGTACTACCAGCAAAAGCTAAGATTTTGGGCGTGTAAGCCATACGTGCTTCTAAGTAAATTTCCTATTATTCATTTCAATTCTAATAAGGATTATTACATAGCCACCCGCGCACCACTTATTCAGATACTCATAGGTAGCTAAGAGAATTCACTTACCACATCCCCAAGATTCCTCATAGTACATCCTGGGGAAAAACCCCCCTTAAAATCACAAGCCCACAAGAGATTTCGGTTTCACAGCCAGCAGACCTCCGAAATTCATTCCCCGACACAGCCAGAAAACGAAAAAACTCTCAACCACAGCCCAAACTTTAACGTGGAGGGGATTTTTCCAGCTAAACATAGCTAAAGCCAGAGAAAGAGAAAACTCTCAGCCACAGCCCAAACTTCAATGTGGAGGGGGCTTGGGGGACGCACCCCGTCCCCCAACGGGGGGATTGGGGGGAGACCCCCCAAATCCGGGTTTTTCTAACTAAACGTAGGCAAAAATAAATTTTCTAACCCCTAACCCCCATGCTGCGAGAGAAAAGCTTCGACTTCGGCTGCTGTAGGTTGGGATGCGATCGCCCCTGGCTTCATCGCCGTCAACGCACCAACAGCGCTGGCATAACTCACCACCCGCTTAGCCGCCTCCGGATCGCTAAGCGTCTTTATACCGCCTTGACATAACTGATGAACGAAACCCGCAACAAAACCATCGCCCGCACCAGTAGTATCGGCTACGTTGACTGAAAAAGCAGGCACATGTCCTTCGTTTTGCCCCAGACAGTAAGCGCAACCCTTGTCCCCATCCGTGATCGTGACACCCTCTATCGTGTCAAGACGGTAAGCGATCGCGCCTGCATCCGCTGTCCCAAACAACAACTCAGCTTCTTCTTTCGACAGCTTAAGGAAATCAACATGCTTCAAAAGATCGTAAATCGCTGGCTTGGCAAGGCTGGTATCTGGCCAAAATGTTGGCCTCCAATTTACATCTAATAAAATCTTCACGTGATGCCGATCTGCCAACTGAATAGCGCGTGCGATCGCCCCGCAGCTTTGCGGATAAGCCAACTCCAACGTACCCAAAACTAAAAAATCAGCGTTTTCAAACAGAAGTTCCGGTAATTCAGTAGCTTGCAGCCGAGTATCGGCAAATTCTGTCGTGTCGATCTCGCCAAACCCAGCAAACTCCCTATCGCCAGTTTGCGATCGCACCACGTAAACTTGCCGCGTCGGTGCTGTTGCGTGACGTTGCACGCCGCGCATATCTACACCAACTTCCTGCAATAGTTGCACCAGAGCCTCTCCCGGCTCATCCGACCCTACGCATCCAACAAAACCAGATGGCGTTCCTAACTTGACCAAAGCACAAGCAACATTCGCCGGAGCGCCCCCTGGATATGGAGTCCAGGATTCCACCTCGTTGAGCGATCGCCCGATTTGATCGGCCAGCAGATCGTACAAAATCTCGCCTAGACACAGAACACGGGGATTAGTCACAGCTGCATCCTCTTCACCTTTCTCAGCCTACCAGAGGCGTAACCCCGCGTTAAGGTATTAACATAAAAGAAATACTAAGTAGATATACTAAGGGGAAATTACTTATGGCTAATACCGAGCCTCTGACGCCCGCGACTCTCTCCGACCGGGAACTGCAAATT is part of the Microcoleus sp. FACHB-831 genome and harbors:
- a CDS encoding Spy/CpxP family protein refolding chaperone; the encoded protein is MLLRRVSVLAALMVALGSAVAVAKPNFDFSQTVAQNQPGQGRGERGKNWMTQQLGLNAQQVQDIQAIQEKYKPQMQPIMENLRQAKQEMRQLKTNNASADQIAQQQQKMQGLKKQMQDIKSASMSEIRAKLTTEQQAKFDEMKQNRQANRRNYTGKNRGQQSPAAPTQSL
- a CDS encoding sigma-70 family RNA polymerase sigma factor; translated protein: MKRCKEGDTQSFRQLYHRHQQRVRSALYQLSGASHLDDLVQEVFLRAWKGLPNLRQASQFSTWLYRIAWNVASDQRRHFAQANTQRQTLSKTQPVEQEAPDLMHLHYQDLVQRGLAQISLEHRAVLVLHDLEDVPQKEVAQILGIPVGTVKSRLFHARDAMRQFLQKQGVQP
- a CDS encoding phosphodiester glycosidase family protein encodes the protein MSKRPKITLKRAAIAVSLTILGIPLLLLLIYGALLLSRPPRTETQQQLFQGIFYRRFARSTPRPNTIHIVTIDLTAPGIGVLVTPGKPNGWDKQTGQPYELRAQTTSDFVKEFKLQLAINGSFFGPFRENGPLDYYPHNGEPVSVFGQVISNGNSYSSSQSDSTVLCFAPDNRVQIRRESCEKSAVQALSGGDVFVDGGKPVVLKDNPTKNDLYPRTAVAIDKSGEKLWLIIVDGRQTKYSEGMTLPELTDIVMELGAYKALNLDGGGSTTLVVANASGTRSLNSPIHTRIPMRQRPIANHLGFYARRQD
- the gor gene encoding glutathione-disulfide reductase, translated to MTYDYDLFVIGAGSGGLASSKRAASYGAKVAIAENDLVGGTCVIRGCVPKKLMVYASKFSHLFEDAAGYGWSVGERSLDWEKMITSVDKEVRRLSEMHIGFLEKAGVELFRSRASLVDAHTVEVDGRKYTADKILIAVGGEAARPDLPGVKEHCITSREIFLLKEQPKQIVIFGAGYIAVEFACIMHGLGSEVTLVLRGDRILKGFDDDIRVGIQDAMAQHGIKIITNCTGKGVEKTPEGLNVKFVEKGKDAETTLRADQVLVAVGRVPKLGGLGLENAGVEVVKGENQGSPAIDGYSVESAIKVDEYSRTSVPNIFAVGDCTNRINLTPVAIGEGRCFADTEFGNNRRVFSHENVASAVFTQPEAGTVGLSEAQAKEQLGDDGVQIYRARFRPMFHSLTGAEEKVMVKLVVDKKTDRVLGAHMVGENAGEIIQGIAIAVKMGATKKDFDATVGIHPSTAEEFVTLR
- a CDS encoding ATP synthase F0 subunit B, with product MLRQDPSRLDPDSDGPSNEGESPQSGSGGVDIQRELNRLEELILDSPRIPFTRRTLVDEEQLLDQLDVVRLNLPEAFREAEAIVLHKEDIIRQAEDYGEAIIQEAERRADQILDEIGIIRQAEREAELIRERVQEECELMQEQTLAEIERLRLQAQQELEQMRQMALEECEDIQLGADDYADRVLTNIEQQLGDMLRVIRNGRQQLQNDAPTPRSRDTDTPASPNRPSPNSPKK
- the coaD gene encoding pantetheine-phosphate adenylyltransferase, translating into MIAIYPGSFDPITLGHLDIIERGCKLFERVIVALLLNPNKTPLFTVQQRIEQIRVCTQHLPNVEVDSFDGLTVNYARMRGATALLRGLRVLSDFEHELQMAHTNKTLWDQIETVFLATSNEYSFLSSSVVKEIAKFGGSVDHLVPQHVALDIYRCYAKTHPDSTQIATDLATRVNRPRVDREV
- a CDS encoding type II secretion system F family protein gives rise to the protein MKAKEKAIFFQQLAAMLNSGLTVQHSLTMAVKERHSSFARYIQKASAAVGSGMDLASAIALQPNYFDAWTIGLIRAAEYSGTLPEVCRRIAIATETEQRRERLYLSVRLAAIAIIWSILLLIAAIFKKQTSGLMKPGFWIYALGLGLVLFFASLIPSRYPSRGLHQLTAKIPGLGKVIEARSLLYLGDLALPLSAGIPILTALELLRSHIRDPQMGENIAKASRQIRSGRTLTESLQSKIPPVAIQIIRTGEETGNLDNAFQRLAVYYEGELERSLLQLQSILRPVSLLTVAALIVALGVRLITSFMNSLPG
- a CDS encoding class I SAM-dependent methyltransferase: MDELAATLRSAIAASPLQRITFASYMDLVLYHPQYGYYASPSVNIGSQGDFFTSPHLCADFGEVLAEQFVQMWDILGRPKPFTLVEMGGGQGLLAADVLGYLQKSYPQFFDVLEYVIVEKAPGLIAQQQQMLQDWITNWGRIYWRSWEEIPSASITGCCFSNELVDALPVHQFVVEEGQLREIYVTANDNFVEVSGELSTLKLTEYFKLVGIELPSSAYADGYRSEVNLAALDWLGVVADRINRGYLLTIDYGYSAVRYYNPQRSRGTLQCYYKHRHHDNPYINIGQQDITAHVDFTALERWGELCGLQRVGFTHQGMFLMALGMGDRIANLASSCGQDIQKLLRRRDALHQLIDPAGLGRFGVLVQSKGLKEQETLRGLSMP
- a CDS encoding NADPH-dependent FMN reductase — its product is MAYTPKILAFAGSTRKDSYNKKLVQIAANGARSAGAEVTYLDLRDIPMPIYDEDLEAAEGIPPNALKLKELMMQHQGLLIACPEYNSSITPVLKNAIDWASRPLPGEGMLACYVDKVAAIMSASPGGFGGMRGLVHVRSILGNIKVIVLPDQVAVSKAYEVFNTDGTLKDPNQQASVEKLGENVAKVLAKLNG
- a CDS encoding PfkB family carbohydrate kinase gives rise to the protein MTNPRVLCLGEILYDLLADQIGRSLNEVESWTPYPGGAPANVACALVKLGTPSGFVGCVGSDEPGEALVQLLQEVGVDMRGVQRHATAPTRQVYVVRSQTGDREFAGFGEIDTTEFADTRLQATELPELLFENADFLVLGTLELAYPQSCGAIARAIQLADRHHVKILLDVNWRPTFWPDTSLAKPAIYDLLKHVDFLKLSKEEAELLFGTADAGAIAYRLDTIEGVTITDGDKGCAYCLGQNEGHVPAFSVNVADTTGAGDGFVAGFVHQLCQGGIKTLSDPEAAKRVVSYASAVGALTAMKPGAIASQPTAAEVEAFLSQHGG